AGGCTTTCCACGAAGTTGAGGTTAAGAAGAAACTTAAATAATTATCATTAAATGTATAAAAAATTAAAGCGACCAATTGGTCGCTTTTTTTTATGGAGTTAATTTATTTCTAGCTTTAAAACATGAAAGCCAGATTTTAGTAATTTATAATTAGAAGCTGGATATTTATAAGTGATGGTGAATGGGTGCTTTCAATGGTTAAAATATTACTTTGTTTTTATCAGTTATAAATTCAGGGCTGATGGCTGAACATTTATAGGTTACCAAATAATAGAGAAAAGTAATAAATATCTAATTACCATATTTTGTGTTTTACTATATAATTTGTTTTTCAAGGTGTTTATGTGCCACAAAAATAATTTTATTTCAATACGTTTTAAGACGCTATTATCTTCTATTTATGCTCTAAATTTTACAAAAATTTATCCTATGTCCAATATGCTTGGAACTTGTATTTTGATCTATTTTATCGACAAAAAGTAATATTTTATCGACAAAAAGCAAAATTATAATGATTTTTATGTTGATACTTCTAAATGAAAACATATATTCGCCTCAATATTAACTTAAACCAAATTTAATTATGAAAAAAAATTATTTAAAAATTATTAGTAAAACTATTTTAATCACTTGTTTAGGAGTTTTTCTTATTAGTTGTGAAGGTGAAGATGGAATTAATGGAGAAAATGGAATTAATGGAGAGCAAGGAATAGATGGAGAAAATGGAATTAATGGAGAGAATGGTGTTGGCTTTGATGAGTTAGTAAAGTACGGCTCTATAACAATAAATGTAGCAGGAACAAGACCTGATGATGTAGCTTTTACGCAGGAGCATGAATTTAGGTTTATACCCAACTATAGTGGTTCAAACGATGTTTCTTTTGAAGATTCGGATATTGAATTCGATGTCACACGATTTATTAATACTCCTGATGCTGATAGTAATAATTCTATTTATGCTTATTTAGGAGTTGAGGATGCAGGATTAGAAACTCAAAGCTTTTATTTTGAAATCGAATTTAATGGTTTTTCAATAGTTTCAGATGATTTAAAATATTTTCAATTGTGGGGGTATTATTCATCGGAAAACTCTGATGTAACTAATTTTAGCATCACAAACTATAGCTTTAATGATACTACTAATAATCTAACCTACTCTTTTACCATGGATATTGAAGAAGATGTGGCTACAGGTAACGATTTAACAGTGTCTGGTACTGTTAATGTAATCGTTTTGGAGCGTCTACAAAGCGGTCCTATTCTTTTATAGATAATATGCATTTATATTTTATCTAACCCAAAAAGATAAATAATATTAAACCAAATTTAATTATGAAAAAAAATTATTTAAAAATTATTAGTAAAACTATTTTAGTCAGTTGTTTAGGAGTTTTTCTTATTAGTTGTGAAGGTGAAGATGGAATTAATGGAGAGAATGGAATTAATGGAGAGCAGGGAATAGATGGAGAAAATGGAATTAATGGAGAGAATGGCGTTGGCTTTAATGAATTAGCAAAATACGGCTCTGTAACAGTAAATGTAGCAGGAACAAGGTCTGATGATGTTGCTTTTACGCAGGAGCACGAATTCAGGTTTATAAATAATGACAATGATGAAAATGATGTTTATTTTGGAAATTCGGATATTTATTTTGAAATAGGACGATTTTTTAATACTCCTGATGCAGACTATAATAATTCTATATTAACTCAATTAGAAGTTAAGGATGCAGGGTTAGAAACTCAAAGCTTTTCTTTTGCAATCGAATTATGGGGTTTTTCAGTAGTTTCAGAAGATTTAAAATATTTTATATTCGACGACGAAAACAGCATATATACATCTGATGACCCTGGAGTAACGAATTTTAGTATCACAAACTATAGCTTTAATGATACTACTAATAGAATAACTTACTCTTTTACCATGGATATTGAAGAAGATAATACTACAGGTAATAGTTTAACAGTTTCTGGTACTGTTAATGCAATCGTTTTAGAGAACATTCAAGATAAATAACGGTTCTATTTATTAATATAATATGTAATATATATTCAAATTTTTGTCTAGTCCCAAAAAAGCGATATATTTTATAAACTTAACTTAAATTATGAAAAAAAATTATTTAAAAATTATTAGCAAAACTATTTTAATTGCTTGTTTAGGGCTTTTTCTTACTAGTTGTGAAGATGGTGCAGATGGAATTAATGGAGAGAATGGAATTAATGGAGAGCCTGGGATTAATGGAGAGAATGGAGAAAATGGTTTGGGCTTTGATGATTTAGTAAATTACGGTTCTGTAACAGTAAATGTAGCAGGAACCAGGTTTGATGATGTTCCTTTTACACAGGAGCGAGAATTTAGGTTTTTACCTAGTGATTATGGTGGAAACGATGTCTATTTTGATGACTCGGATATTGTATTTGGGGTGGCAAGATTTTTTAATAGTTTTGATGCAGGACATTCTAATTCTATTTATGCTCAATTAGAAGTTCAGGATGCAGGATTAGAAACTCAAAGTTTTCATTTTCAAATCAGTTTTGCGGGTTTTTCAGTAGTTTCAGAAGATTTAAAGTATTTTGAATTCTACGATTATTATAGTTCAAATAACTCTGATGTTAGTAATTTTAGTATTACAAACTATAGCTTTAATGATACTACTAATAGAATAACTTACTCTTTTACCATGGATATTGAAGAAGATAATACTACAGGTAATCCTTTAACAATTTCTGGTACTGTTGATGCAATCGTTTTGGAAAACCTTGAAAATAGAACATAACTAAGGGTTCTATTGATTCATATAATATGTGTATGTATTCAAATTTTTGTCTAGTTCAAAATAAGCAACACCTATTATAAAAGAATTAAATGTTTAAATTAAAGCTGAACAAGATAGCGCCTTGTTCAGCTTTTTTTATATTTCCTATTGTGCAATATTAATATATGATTTATAGTTTTGGGTAGAGAACTTTAAGTGAGTGCTTATAAAAATCCCATTTGTATGTTTTTGGAAAAAATTTACTATTTTCAATTCTTACACAATTTTTGGATTACAGTCTATATAAGTAAAACAATTGGCACTAAAAATCAAATATGTAAAGCATGTTCGTTTATTGACAATAGAAATTCTATTAATTTTTATTCTAAACAATCAGCTTAATAATATAGTTTGTGTAATGGAACTTAGCTTTTTTGGAACTTAATTTTTTTTATTTATTGGTTTAAAAATAAAGGCAGATGGAAACTTATTTTTTATTTTATTCAAAGCCCTATCTGCTTCTAACCGTGTTCTGAAATTTCCAACCCAAACCTTAAAGTTTGGTGGTTCGTAAATATCAGTAGAATTCCAATCGGAAAAAGAGTTGTTAAATTCTCTTATAGCCGAATTGGCTCCAGATCTGTTTCCGTTATATATTTGGATTTTATACCTATCGGCATCAGGCTCGTTTTTATTCATTTCTTTTTTAACCTCTAGCAAAGTGGCTATTTTTTTATCTTGATTTACAACAACACTTCCTTGTTGTGCAAAACAATAGTTTGATGCAGTAATAAAAGCTAAAATACCTAAAGCGCTAATTTTTAAATTCAATGATTTCATTTTCAAATATATTTATACAAATGTATACGTTATAAACTTAATTTAAGTTGTTTTTATTATTTAGAATCCCTCTAAATTATCAATTAACAGTTCCCTAACATTTCTCAAATCGACTTTAAGTATTACTTTTGCGAGAGATTTTTTTAACTGTATTTTTTTCAATTGTTAAATGAAAAAATCATACCAAAGTTTAGAAGTTAATTTGACCAACAATATGAGAAAGGTGATTCACCGTAAATTAAGCGTAAACATTCTTCGTGTAAGCTTAATTTTATTATTAGCGTTTACAACCTCGCTTTCTGCTCAAGGAGATCCAGCAAAAGGGAAATCATTATTTAATGCCAATTGTGCAGCATGTCATCAATTAGATAAGAAAATGACAGGACCTGCTTTGCGTAATGTAGAAGCACGCTTAGCAGATGCTGAAGGTTTGGATAAAGAATGGATTTATAATTGGATTCATAATAGTTCTGGAGTGATTAAGTCTGGTGATGCTTACGGAAACAAAGTGTATAATGAGTATGGAGGTGCTGCTATGACAGCGTTTCCACAATTATCAAATGAAGATATTGATAACATTCTTGCGTATACTGCAGAGGTGAAAGCCGAAGCACCAGTTGGAGCAACAAGAGCTGCTAGTGCATCAAATGCTAACGCACCAACAGATGGTATTTCAAATGAAATAATCTTAGGGGCTTTAGCTATTTTATTTATATTATTGGGGACAGGTTTGTATTTGGTAAACAAAACATTGCGCCGTTTTGCATCGGCTCAAAATGTTGAAGTTCCCGAATCAACAAAAAGAACACCCCTTTGGCAAGCTTTTGTAAAAAACCAATTTTTAATGTTGGTTGTGGCCATATTCTTTTTATTGTCTAGTGCCTATTTTGTGTATGGTTATTTAATGCAAGTAGGTATAGATCAAGGGTATCAACCAGTTCAGCCTATTCATTTTTCGCATAAAATTCATGCTGGTGATAATGGTATTGATTGTAAATACTGTCACTCTTCTGCGAGAACAAGTAAGACCTCAGGAATCCCTTCATTAAATGTTTGTATGAACTGTCATAAATCAATTTATGAATACAATGGAGAAACAACGCCAGAACATTCAAAAGAGTTCTATGATAGAGAAATTAAAAAGTTATATAAAGCGGCAGGATGGGATGATGCTGAGCAAAAATATACTGGTAATTCACAGCCTGTAAAATGGGTTCGTATTCATAATTTACCCGATTTCGTTTATTTTAACCATTCACAGCACGTTACAGTGGCGGGGGTTGAATGTCAAACATGTCATGGTCCTATCGAAGAAATGGAAGTGGTTTCTCAACATGCACCATTAACAATGGGTTGGTGTATTGAATGTCACAGAACTACCGATGTTAACGTAAAAGATAATGCTTATTATACTAAAATTCATGAAGAATTATCTAAAAAGTATGGTGTAGATAAGTTAACGGCGGCTCAAATGGGTGGCTTAGAATGTGGAAAATGCCACTATTAATAAATTTAATAAGAAGTAATTCAATTATATAATATGTCATCAAACAAGAAATACTGGAAAAGTGTTGAAGAGCTAAACGAGAATAGTTCTATTGTTGAGACGCTAAAACAAAACGAGTTTGTAGATCAAATTCCAACTGATGAATTTTTAGGTAATAAAGATACATTGGAGGCAACCTCTACAACACGTCGCGATTTCTTAAAATATGTAGGTTTTAGTACCGCTGCTGCGTCTTTAGCTGCATGTGAAGGACCTGTTGTTAAATCTATTCCATATGTAGTACAACCTCAAGAAATTATTCCTGGTGTTGCTAACTATTATGCAACAACTATTGCAGATGGATTTGATTTTGCTAGTGTTTTAGTTAAAACGCGTGAAGGTCGTCCAATTAAAATTGAAAATAATGCTTTAGCGGCTACTAATGGTAGTGCTAATGCTAGAGTAAATGCTTCAGTTTTAGGGTTGTATGATAGTTTAAGAGTGCAAAGTCCTAAAAAAGGGGATGCCTCTATTTCTTGGAGTACTTTTGATAAGGAAACCAATCAAAAATTAACCGATTTAAAAGTAGCTGGTAAAGAAATTGTGTTATTAACACAAACTTTTGCGAGTCCTTCTACAGGAAAGTTAATTTCAGAATTTAAAGAAAAATATGGTAATGTTCGTCATGTAGTATACGATGCTATTTCAGAATCGACTGCATTAGATGCTTACCAAGCAAAATACGGAGAGCGTGCTTTAGCTAATTACGATTTTTCTAAAGCTATGACGATTGTTTCTGTTGGTGCCGATTTCTTAGGTGATTGGCAAGGAGGAGGTTTTGATTCAGGATACTCGAAAAATAGAATTCCACAAAACGGTAAAATGTCGCGCCATATTCAGTTTGAGTCTAATATGTCTTTAACGGGAGCAAATGCAGATAAACGAGTGCCATTAACACCAAGCGAGCAAAAAGTAGCCTTAGCTAAATTATATAGTTATGTTGTTGGAGGTTCTGTTTCAGGAAGCTTGCCGGCACATGTACAAGAAGCTGTTAAAAAGGCAGCAGAGCAATTAAAAAAAGCAGGTAGTGAAGCTGTTGTAATAACAGGAATTCAAGACATAAATGCACAAACTGTTGCTTTAGAAATAAATGAGTTTTTAAAAAGTAAAGCGTTTGATGCCAAAACACCTGTAAAAACAAGACAAGGTAGTGATAAAGCTGTTTTAAATTTAGTTGCCGATATGAAGGCAGGTAAAGTGGGCGCTATTATTATGAGTGGTGTAAATCCATTATACACATTACCTAATGCTTCTGATTTTGCGGAAGGATTAAAGAAAACAGAATTATCGATAGCGTTCTCAATGAAAGTTGATGAAACGTCTTCAAAAACACAATATATTGCTGCTGCACCTCATTATTTAGAAGCTTGGGGTGATGTTGAAATTAAAAAAGGACATTACGCTTTAACACAACCAGCTATTCGTCCGCTATTCAATACCAGACAATTTCAAGAGGCTTTGTTAAAATGGACAGGAAATGATGTTTCTTACCATGATTATATTAAAGAGGCTTGGGGTTCAACTATATTAGGAGGTAGCTCGTTTAACCAAGCATTACATGATGGTTTTTATGTGGGTGAAATAGCAACAGTTACTGAAGAGGTAGGCAAAGATTCTGACTTATTTGGAGTTGAAGCAGAAATACCTTCAGGAAATACGGCTAGCGCTTTAGCTGCTTCGGCAAAAAAATCTGGTTTAGAATTATCATTATATACCAAAGTGGGTATGGGTGACGGGCAACAAGCCAATAACCCATGGTTACAAGAATTTCCAGATCCAATTACAAGAGCCTCTTGGGATAACTATTTAACTATTTCTAAAGCTGATGCTGATGCATTAGGTTTAATAAATAAGCATGTTGCAAATGGCGCATTAAATGGTAGTTATGCTAAAGTGACTGTAAATGGTAAGTCTATTACGGCTCCTGTTATGATTCAGCCAGGACAAGCAAAAGGTTCAGTTGGTTTATCTTTCGGTTATGGTAGAACTGCAGGTTTAAAAGAAGAAATGCAAACAGGTGTAAATGCTTATGCTTTATACCAAAACTTTAATACAGCACAAAACGTTACTATTGAAGCAGTTTCAGGAGAACATGAATTTGCATCAGTACAGTTACATAATACCTTGATGGGTCGTGGAGACATCATTAAAGAAACTTCTTTAGAGATTTTCAATACTAAAGATAAAAAACACTGGAATGCTATTCCGATGGTATCTTTAAATCATAAAGAAACTCCAGTGACTTCACCAGACGTCGATTTATGGGATGAATTTGATCGTTCTATTGGGCATCACTTCAACTTATCAATCGATTTAAATGCGTGTACAGGTTGTGGCTCATGTGTTATAGCATGTCATGCTGAAAATAATGTACCTGTTGTTGGTAAAACTGAAGTACGTCGTAGCCGTGATATGCACTGGTTACGTATTGATAGATATTACTCATCTGAGGAATCTTTTGAAGGTGATAATGAGAAAAAGGATAATATTTCTGGTTTAGGAAGTTCTTTAAGCGAATTTGGTGAAATGGAGCATGCATCTGTAAACCCACAAGTAGCTTTCCAACCAGTAATGTGTCAACACTGTAATCATGCACCTTGTGAAACTGTTTGTCCTGTGGCAGCAACATCACACGGTCGTCAAGGTCAAAACCAAATGGCATACAACCGTTGTGTAGGTACAAGATATTGTGCTAACAACTGTCCTTATAAAGTACGTCGTTTCAACTGGTTCTTATACAATGGTAATGATGAATTCGATTATCATATGAATGATGATTTAGGTCGTATGGTATTGAATCCAGATGTGGTGGTTCGTTCTCGTGGTGTTATGGAAAAATGTTCTATGTGTATTCAGAAAACACAAAAAACCATTCTTGATGCAAAACGTGATGGACGTGAAATTAAAGATGGTGAATTCCAAACCGCATGTTCTGCAGCTTGTAGTAGTGGTGCTATGGTATTTGGAGACATTAACGATAAAGAAAGTCAAGTTGCAAAACTTAAAGAAGATAATCGTATGTATCACTTGTTAGAGAGCGTAGGGACAAAACCAAACGTGATGTATCAAACAAAAGTGAGAAATACAACGGAAGCATAAATCTAATTAAAGAATCAATTATATAATTATGGCGTCTCATTACGAAGCACCTATTAGAAGACCCTTAGTTACAGGCGAAAAATCATACCACGACGTTACTGTGGATGTGGCAAGACCTGTTGAAGGCAAAGCAAATAAACAATGGTGGATAGTATTCTCTATAGCACTAGCTGCGTTCCTTTGGGGAATAGGGTGTATAATTTATACGATATCGACAGGTATTGGAACTTGGGGTTTGAATAAAACCGTTGGTTGGGCTTGGGATATTACTAACTTCGTTTGGTGGGTTGGTATTGGTCATGCAGGAACACTTATTTCTGCAGTACTTTTACTGTTCCGTCAAAAATGGAGAATGGCCATTAACCGCTCAGCAGAGGCGATGACTATTTTCTCTGTAGTGCAAGCAGGTTTGTTCCCAATTATTCATATGGGTCGTCCTTGGTTAGCTTATTGGGTGTTACCAATACCCAATCAATTTGGGTCGTTATGGGTAAACTTTAACTCTCCATTACTTTGGGATGTATTTGCGATTTCAACCTATTTGTCTGTATCATTAGTTTTCTGGTGGACAGGTTTATTGCCCGATTTCGCTATGTTACGTGATAGAGCCATCAAACCTTTTCAAAAGAAAATATATTCTCTATTGAGTTTTGGTTGGTCTGGAAGAGCAAAAGATTGGCAACGTTTTGAAGAAGTGTCTTTGGTTCTTGCTGGTTTAGCAACACCCCTTGTACTATCTGTACACACTATTGTATCTTTTGACTTTGCAACTTCGGTTATTCCTGGTTGGCATACCACTATATTCCCTCCATATTTTGTTGCTGGGGCGGTATTCTCGGGATTTGCCATGGTAAATACACTTCTTATTATTATGAGAAAAGTATGTAACCTAGAAGATTATATCACCGTTCAACATATCGAATTAATGAACATTGTAATCATGATTACAGGTTCTATTGTAGGTGTGGCTTATATTACAGAATTGTTTATTGCCTGGTATTCTGGTGTAGAATATGAACAATATGCATTCTTAAATAGAGCAACTGGACCTTACTGGTGGGCGTATTGGGCGATGATGTCTTGTAACGTATTCTCTCCACAATTTATGTGGTTTAAAAAACTAAGAACGAGTATCATGTTCTCATTCTTTATATCAATTGTGGTAAATATAGGTATGTGGTTTGAACGTTTTGTAATTATCGTAACCTCATTGCATAGAGATTATTTACCGTCTTCATGGACGATGTTCTCTCCTACATTTGTAGATATAGGTATTTTTATTGGTACTATTGGATTCTTCTTTGTATTATTCTTATTATATTCTAGAACATTCCCTGTAATTGCACAGGCTGAGGTGAAAACTATTTTAAAATCATCAGGAGAACGTTATAAAAACATTAGAGAAAGAGGTGATAGTTTAGTAGGAACAGGAGCAGATGCAAGAACCTCTGGTGATAAAGTAATTAACAACAAAAACGAAGCGTAGGCAATGGAAGCATCTAAAGTAATTCACGCTATTTATACAGATGATGATGTATTAATGTCTGCTGTTAAAAAGGTTAAAGCAGAGAGATATCACATTGAAGAAATATATACACCATTTCCAGTTCACGGACTAGACAAAGCCATGGGATTGGAGCCAACACGTATTGCTATCGCAGCATTTATATATGGCTTAATAGGTTTAACGGTTGCAACTGTTATGATGAATTTCATAATGATTGAAGATTGGCCTCAAGATATTGGTGGAAAACCAAGTTTTAGCTATATCGAAAATATGCCAGCATTCGTGCCAATCATGTTTGAGTTAACGGTGTTTTTTGCAGCGCACTTAATGGTAATTACATTTTATTTAAGAAGTAGAATGTGGCCGTTTAAAAAAGCAGAAAATCCAGATCCAAGAACTACCGATGACCATTTTTTAATGGAAATAGCAGTAAATGGAAACGAAAATGAACTTGAAAGTTTGCTTAAAGAAACTGGAGCAGTTGAGATTAATTTAATTGATAAAGCGCATTAATAAAGATGAAAAGCTTAATTAAAATATTAGTATTAGCAGTTATTTTAGTTGCTGTGTCATGTAAAAAGGATACAACACCAAACTACCAGTTCATGCCTAACATGTATGAATCTGCTGGGTATGAAACCTATGGAGAAGCTGCATTTAAAAATGGAGTTGAAGCACAATTACCTGCTGAAGGATCTATCGCTAGAGGTTTTGTGCCTTTTGATATTGAAAATTCTACAGAAGGTTATATGTTAGCGAAAGAAACCTTGAAAAATCCTTTAGATTCTACTAAGGTAGATTTAGAAAGAGGAAAAGCATTATATGATATTTATTGTGGTATTTGCCATGGTAATAAAGGTGATGGACAAGGTAACTTAGTAAAACGAGAAAAGATTCTTGGTATTCCTAGTTATGATGACGCAGGTAGAGCTATAAGCGAAGGAAGTATTTACCATACTATTTATTATGGAAAAAATGCGATGGGCTCATATGCTAATCAACTAAAAGAAGAAGAACGTTGGCAAGTAGTTTCGTATGTACTGGAATTAAAGGCTAATTTAGAAAAGTAAGATAGACAAGATTATTATAGATATGTATACATTTTCAAATAAATTAAAGACATTTTCTTTCATACTAATGATTTTAGGAGCATTAGGTGTTGGATATGGTTTTATGACATCTCATAAATCTTTTGAAGAAGTTGAAACCTTACTTGCAGAAGAATCTCACCACGGTGGTGGTCATGCAGCAGAGGCGTCAAGTCATGGTGCACATGGAGAAGAAGCACATGCCCAAGTAGATGAACACAAAGAGCATATTGAACATGTTCAGCATCAAATAGCAAATAGACCTTGGTCTGCACTGTATGTAGCTGCATTTTTCTTTATGATGATTGCATTAGGTGTTTTAGCTTTTTATGCCATTCAAATTGCATCTCAAGCAGGCTGGTCTCCAGTATTGTTTAGAGTAATGGAAGGGATTACAGCGTATGTATTACCAGGCGCTTTAATAGTTTTAGCTATTGCTGTAGCATCTGGTACTTTAGGTCACTATAATTTATTTATATGGATGGATCCTGAAGTAGTAGCTCATGATAAATTAATCGAAGGTAAATCGGGATGGTTAAACATAGGATGGTTTGCAGTTAGAGGTTTGATATTTATTGCAGGTTGGAGTTTATACCGTCATTTTGCTCGTAAATTCTCTATTGCTCAAGATACGGCCGAAGATAAAAGCAATTTTAAAAAATCATTTAGAATTGCAGCAGGATTCTTAGTATTCTTCATTTATACAGAATCTATAATGTCTTGGGATTGGATTATGAGCGTAGACCCACATTGGTTCTCAACTTTATTTGGTTGGTATGTCTTCGCTAGTATGTTTGTAAGTGGTATAACTGTTATTGCATTAATAACTATCTATTTAAAATCTAGAAACTTTTTGCCATTTGTTAATGAAAACCATTTACATGATGTTGCTAAATTCATGTTCGCTTTCAGTATTTTCTGGACGTACTTATGGTTCTCACAATTCATGCTTATATGGTATTCAAACATTCCAGAAGAGGTAACTTATTTTATAACCCGTTTTGGCGATTATCAGTTACCATTCTTAGGTATGGTAGTTATGAACTTTGTTTTTCCAATTTTGATGTTGATGAATGCCGATTATAAACGAATCCCTTGGTTTGTTGTTATGGCAGGACTGGTTATTTTATTTGGACATTACATAGATATATTTGTTATGATTATGCCAGCAACCGTAGGAGACCGTTGGTTTATAGGTATTCCAGAAATAAGTTCTATATTGCTTTTCGCAGGATTATTCATACTTGTAGTATTTACAGCTTTAACGAAAGCACCGTTACTTGTAAAGGGCTATCCTTTTAGAAAAGAAAGTGAAGATTTTCATTATTAATTAGATATAAATAAAGACGAACGACAACAATGACTGCTTTATTAACAATTATAATTTTAGTATTTATTTTAGTTGCCATATGGCAAATGGTAAAGATTTTCGATTTGGCGCAAGCTAAAAACGATAATTCACAAGTTGCCACCGACAAGGATAATAGAATAAATGGGTATTTAATGATGGGGTTTTTAGCCTTCATTTATATCATTACCATCGTATGTTTTGCTAAATGGGGTGATTTACCATTAATGTCAAACTCTGCATCAGAGCATGGGCCTATTATTGATAACTTAATGATTATTTCAATGGTTATCATCTTTTTTGTGCAAACCATTACACAATTTTTATTACACTATTTTGCTTT
The genomic region above belongs to Mariniflexile litorale and contains:
- a CDS encoding SPOR domain-containing protein, whose product is MKSLNLKISALGILAFITASNYCFAQQGSVVVNQDKKIATLLEVKKEMNKNEPDADRYKIQIYNGNRSGANSAIREFNNSFSDWNSTDIYEPPNFKVWVGNFRTRLEADRALNKIKNKFPSAFIFKPINKKN
- a CDS encoding cytochrome c3 family protein, which translates into the protein MRKVIHRKLSVNILRVSLILLLAFTTSLSAQGDPAKGKSLFNANCAACHQLDKKMTGPALRNVEARLADAEGLDKEWIYNWIHNSSGVIKSGDAYGNKVYNEYGGAAMTAFPQLSNEDIDNILAYTAEVKAEAPVGATRAASASNANAPTDGISNEIILGALAILFILLGTGLYLVNKTLRRFASAQNVEVPESTKRTPLWQAFVKNQFLMLVVAIFFLLSSAYFVYGYLMQVGIDQGYQPVQPIHFSHKIHAGDNGIDCKYCHSSARTSKTSGIPSLNVCMNCHKSIYEYNGETTPEHSKEFYDREIKKLYKAAGWDDAEQKYTGNSQPVKWVRIHNLPDFVYFNHSQHVTVAGVECQTCHGPIEEMEVVSQHAPLTMGWCIECHRTTDVNVKDNAYYTKIHEELSKKYGVDKLTAAQMGGLECGKCHY
- a CDS encoding TAT-variant-translocated molybdopterin oxidoreductase; translated protein: MSSNKKYWKSVEELNENSSIVETLKQNEFVDQIPTDEFLGNKDTLEATSTTRRDFLKYVGFSTAAASLAACEGPVVKSIPYVVQPQEIIPGVANYYATTIADGFDFASVLVKTREGRPIKIENNALAATNGSANARVNASVLGLYDSLRVQSPKKGDASISWSTFDKETNQKLTDLKVAGKEIVLLTQTFASPSTGKLISEFKEKYGNVRHVVYDAISESTALDAYQAKYGERALANYDFSKAMTIVSVGADFLGDWQGGGFDSGYSKNRIPQNGKMSRHIQFESNMSLTGANADKRVPLTPSEQKVALAKLYSYVVGGSVSGSLPAHVQEAVKKAAEQLKKAGSEAVVITGIQDINAQTVALEINEFLKSKAFDAKTPVKTRQGSDKAVLNLVADMKAGKVGAIIMSGVNPLYTLPNASDFAEGLKKTELSIAFSMKVDETSSKTQYIAAAPHYLEAWGDVEIKKGHYALTQPAIRPLFNTRQFQEALLKWTGNDVSYHDYIKEAWGSTILGGSSFNQALHDGFYVGEIATVTEEVGKDSDLFGVEAEIPSGNTASALAASAKKSGLELSLYTKVGMGDGQQANNPWLQEFPDPITRASWDNYLTISKADADALGLINKHVANGALNGSYAKVTVNGKSITAPVMIQPGQAKGSVGLSFGYGRTAGLKEEMQTGVNAYALYQNFNTAQNVTIEAVSGEHEFASVQLHNTLMGRGDIIKETSLEIFNTKDKKHWNAIPMVSLNHKETPVTSPDVDLWDEFDRSIGHHFNLSIDLNACTGCGSCVIACHAENNVPVVGKTEVRRSRDMHWLRIDRYYSSEESFEGDNEKKDNISGLGSSLSEFGEMEHASVNPQVAFQPVMCQHCNHAPCETVCPVAATSHGRQGQNQMAYNRCVGTRYCANNCPYKVRRFNWFLYNGNDEFDYHMNDDLGRMVLNPDVVVRSRGVMEKCSMCIQKTQKTILDAKRDGREIKDGEFQTACSAACSSGAMVFGDINDKESQVAKLKEDNRMYHLLESVGTKPNVMYQTKVRNTTEA
- the nrfD gene encoding NrfD/PsrC family molybdoenzyme membrane anchor subunit — encoded protein: MASHYEAPIRRPLVTGEKSYHDVTVDVARPVEGKANKQWWIVFSIALAAFLWGIGCIIYTISTGIGTWGLNKTVGWAWDITNFVWWVGIGHAGTLISAVLLLFRQKWRMAINRSAEAMTIFSVVQAGLFPIIHMGRPWLAYWVLPIPNQFGSLWVNFNSPLLWDVFAISTYLSVSLVFWWTGLLPDFAMLRDRAIKPFQKKIYSLLSFGWSGRAKDWQRFEEVSLVLAGLATPLVLSVHTIVSFDFATSVIPGWHTTIFPPYFVAGAVFSGFAMVNTLLIIMRKVCNLEDYITVQHIELMNIVIMITGSIVGVAYITELFIAWYSGVEYEQYAFLNRATGPYWWAYWAMMSCNVFSPQFMWFKKLRTSIMFSFFISIVVNIGMWFERFVIIVTSLHRDYLPSSWTMFSPTFVDIGIFIGTIGFFFVLFLLYSRTFPVIAQAEVKTILKSSGERYKNIRERGDSLVGTGADARTSGDKVINNKNEA
- a CDS encoding DUF3341 domain-containing protein, coding for MEASKVIHAIYTDDDVLMSAVKKVKAERYHIEEIYTPFPVHGLDKAMGLEPTRIAIAAFIYGLIGLTVATVMMNFIMIEDWPQDIGGKPSFSYIENMPAFVPIMFELTVFFAAHLMVITFYLRSRMWPFKKAENPDPRTTDDHFLMEIAVNGNENELESLLKETGAVEINLIDKAH
- a CDS encoding cytochrome c, whose protein sequence is MKSLIKILVLAVILVAVSCKKDTTPNYQFMPNMYESAGYETYGEAAFKNGVEAQLPAEGSIARGFVPFDIENSTEGYMLAKETLKNPLDSTKVDLERGKALYDIYCGICHGNKGDGQGNLVKREKILGIPSYDDAGRAISEGSIYHTIYYGKNAMGSYANQLKEEERWQVVSYVLELKANLEK
- a CDS encoding quinol:cytochrome C oxidoreductase, producing the protein MYTFSNKLKTFSFILMILGALGVGYGFMTSHKSFEEVETLLAEESHHGGGHAAEASSHGAHGEEAHAQVDEHKEHIEHVQHQIANRPWSALYVAAFFFMMIALGVLAFYAIQIASQAGWSPVLFRVMEGITAYVLPGALIVLAIAVASGTLGHYNLFIWMDPEVVAHDKLIEGKSGWLNIGWFAVRGLIFIAGWSLYRHFARKFSIAQDTAEDKSNFKKSFRIAAGFLVFFIYTESIMSWDWIMSVDPHWFSTLFGWYVFASMFVSGITVIALITIYLKSRNFLPFVNENHLHDVAKFMFAFSIFWTYLWFSQFMLIWYSNIPEEVTYFITRFGDYQLPFLGMVVMNFVFPILMLMNADYKRIPWFVVMAGLVILFGHYIDIFVMIMPATVGDRWFIGIPEISSILLFAGLFILVVFTALTKAPLLVKGYPFRKESEDFHY